The following proteins are co-located in the Peromyscus eremicus chromosome 13, PerEre_H2_v1, whole genome shotgun sequence genome:
- the LOC131923519 gene encoding small cysteine and glycine repeat-containing protein 1-like has translation MGCGGCGGCGSCGGCGSCGCGGCGGCGSCGGCNSCTTCRCYRVGCCGCCGGCCGCGGCGCGCGGCGRCCGCCGCCAPVVCCCRRTCCRSCGCGSCGCGCGKGCCQQKCCCQQKCGCKKCCC, from the coding sequence ATGGGTTgcggtggctgtggtggctgtggcagctgtggtggctgtggcagcTGTGGCTGTGGAGGTTGTGGGGGCTGTGGCAGCTGTGGTGGCTGCAACAGCTGTACCACCTGCAGGTGCTACCGGGTTGGCTGTTGTGGCTGCTGTGGTggttgctgtggttgtggtggctgtggctgtggctgtggtggctgtggtcgctgctgtggctgctgtggctgctgcgcCCCTGTGGTCTGCTGCTGCCGCCGCACCTGCTGCCgctcctgtggctgtggctcctgtggctgtggctgtgggaaGGGCTGTTGCCAGCAGAAGTGCTGCTGCCAGCAGAAGTGTGGCTGCAAGAAGTGCTGCTGCTAG